Proteins from one Bacteroides mediterraneensis genomic window:
- a CDS encoding DUF5107 domain-containing protein encodes MEKITEYLIQSTVNTSEVRAWEEIVMLPTYGIGKEEKNPIFLEKRVYQGSSGSVYPYPVIEKIEDEKHDRPWRAFFLENEYIKLMILPELGGRIQMAYDKVKKRHFVYYNQVIKPALVGLTGPWISGGIEFNWPQHHRPSTYLPTDCMIEEFPDGSKTVWCSEVERMFRTKGMAGFTLYPGKAYIEIKAKVYNRTPFPQTFLWWANPAVVVNKDYYSVFPPDVNAVFDHGKRAVSSFPIATGEYYKVDYSAGVDISRYKNIPVPTSYMAINSKFDFVGGYEEHIEAGLLHVADHHVNAGKKQWTWGNGDFGQAWDRNLTDEDGPYIELMTGMYCDNQPDFTWLQPYEEKSWVQYFMPYQKVGMVKNATRDALINLQPLEDGRMKVILYTTAAHREVRVMLTNTVNGKIYLDALTAVSPENSYTETVACDTQKMEDLKLTVLDEKGKVLVSYQAAKPEIRPIPEPAKAALDPKKIASMEQLFLTGHHLEQYRHATYLPMDYYMEALSRDESDIRCNNAVGLLLMRRGRFAEAQKYFDRAIKTQTERNPNPYEGEPYYNLGWSKKMQGDIDGAYDAFFKATWNAAWQDSGYMGLAQIDMIREDYANGLDHIDRSLYRNWLNHKGRQLKVSFLRKTGELAKAEALINESLAMDKFNMGCRFESYLIQTLQGNTEAAAAAKAEMKSLMRGAVHSYLEYAIDYASAGMYEEATQLLSFVTEENEATYPMVYYALGYFASKMGKKEEAVALYKKAETMCPDYCFPNKLEEVLMLNDAMLLNPEGAKAPYYLGNFHYASRIYDEAIACWEKSALIDDTYPTVLRNLSLAYYNKQHNPKKALATLEKAYNLDTTDARILMELDQLYKKLRYPHRQRLDFLEAHADIVEQRDDLCIERITLYNQLGEYQKAYDLINSRKFHPWEGGEGKVTSQYLLCRVELAKIAIREGRFADAVRLLKETEKYPDNLGEGKLSMAEENDIHYWMGCAYEGLGEEVLAKEYFTKATKGSAEPAIAFFYNDQQPDKIFYQGLAWRKLGEEDKARSRFNRLIKHGEKHLFDKVKIDYFAVSLPDLLIWDDDLNVRNLIHCNLVMGMGYLGLGDKEKAHQFLSEVVRLDINHQAGKQLLEMCE; translated from the coding sequence ATGGAAAAAATAACAGAATATTTGATTCAGAGCACAGTAAATACTTCCGAAGTAAGAGCTTGGGAAGAAATCGTGATGTTGCCTACGTATGGTATTGGCAAAGAGGAGAAAAATCCGATATTTCTTGAAAAACGCGTGTATCAGGGAAGCTCTGGTTCGGTATATCCTTATCCGGTAATTGAAAAAATTGAGGATGAGAAGCATGACCGTCCTTGGAGGGCTTTTTTTCTAGAGAATGAATACATCAAGCTGATGATTCTTCCGGAACTGGGCGGACGTATTCAAATGGCATACGATAAAGTGAAGAAGCGTCATTTCGTATATTATAATCAGGTAATCAAACCGGCATTGGTAGGATTGACCGGACCGTGGATTTCAGGTGGTATCGAGTTCAACTGGCCGCAGCACCATCGCCCCAGTACATATCTTCCGACCGACTGTATGATTGAAGAGTTTCCTGATGGCAGTAAAACCGTTTGGTGCAGTGAAGTGGAACGTATGTTCCGTACCAAAGGTATGGCAGGTTTTACCCTCTATCCGGGAAAGGCTTACATCGAAATCAAGGCAAAGGTGTACAACCGTACTCCGTTCCCGCAGACTTTCTTGTGGTGGGCTAATCCGGCGGTAGTAGTGAACAAAGACTATTATTCAGTGTTCCCGCCTGATGTGAATGCGGTGTTTGACCATGGAAAACGTGCGGTATCCAGCTTCCCTATAGCCACAGGTGAATATTATAAAGTGGATTATTCTGCCGGAGTAGATATTTCACGCTACAAAAACATTCCGGTACCGACTTCTTACATGGCCATCAATTCGAAATTTGATTTTGTGGGAGGGTACGAAGAACATATTGAAGCAGGATTGTTGCATGTGGCCGACCATCATGTAAATGCCGGTAAGAAACAATGGACCTGGGGGAACGGTGATTTCGGACAGGCTTGGGATCGCAACCTGACGGATGAAGACGGACCATACATTGAACTGATGACCGGTATGTACTGCGATAACCAGCCTGACTTTACTTGGTTGCAACCATACGAAGAAAAATCATGGGTGCAGTACTTTATGCCTTATCAGAAAGTAGGCATGGTAAAGAATGCTACTCGTGATGCACTGATCAACTTGCAGCCGTTGGAAGACGGACGTATGAAGGTTATTCTTTATACTACTGCGGCTCATCGTGAAGTACGTGTTATGCTGACCAATACGGTAAATGGAAAGATTTATCTGGATGCGTTGACGGCTGTTTCTCCAGAAAATTCTTATACAGAAACTGTGGCATGCGATACACAGAAGATGGAGGATTTAAAACTGACCGTGCTTGATGAAAAAGGTAAGGTGCTGGTAAGTTACCAGGCTGCCAAACCTGAAATCAGACCGATTCCGGAACCGGCTAAGGCAGCACTCGACCCGAAGAAGATTGCCAGTATGGAGCAGCTTTTCCTGACAGGTCATCACTTGGAACAGTATCGTCATGCTACTTACTTGCCGATGGATTATTATATGGAGGCTCTGAGTCGTGATGAAAGCGATATTCGCTGCAATAATGCGGTGGGATTACTCCTTATGCGCCGCGGGCGTTTTGCCGAAGCTCAGAAATATTTTGACCGTGCCATCAAGACACAGACAGAACGTAATCCGAACCCATACGAAGGAGAACCTTACTATAATTTAGGCTGGAGCAAGAAAATGCAAGGCGACATAGACGGTGCATACGATGCTTTCTTCAAGGCTACCTGGAATGCCGCATGGCAAGATTCTGGCTACATGGGCCTGGCACAGATAGACATGATCCGTGAAGACTATGCAAACGGACTTGACCATATTGACCGTTCGTTGTATCGCAACTGGCTGAATCACAAAGGACGTCAGTTGAAGGTTTCTTTCTTGCGCAAGACTGGTGAACTGGCAAAGGCTGAGGCTCTTATCAATGAGTCTTTGGCTATGGATAAGTTCAATATGGGGTGTCGTTTCGAATCTTATCTGATTCAGACATTGCAGGGAAATACCGAAGCTGCCGCTGCCGCAAAGGCTGAAATGAAATCTTTGATGCGTGGTGCCGTACACAGCTATCTGGAATATGCCATCGACTATGCATCGGCTGGTATGTATGAAGAAGCTACTCAGCTGTTGTCTTTTGTAACGGAAGAAAACGAAGCTACTTATCCGATGGTATATTATGCGTTGGGTTATTTTGCTTCCAAGATGGGTAAGAAAGAAGAGGCTGTGGCTCTTTACAAGAAAGCAGAAACCATGTGTCCGGACTACTGCTTTCCGAACAAGCTGGAAGAAGTGCTGATGCTGAACGATGCGATGTTGCTCAATCCGGAAGGAGCGAAGGCACCTTATTATTTAGGAAACTTTCATTATGCGTCCCGTATCTATGATGAAGCCATTGCTTGTTGGGAAAAGTCGGCATTGATTGATGATACTTATCCCACTGTGTTGCGCAACTTGTCACTGGCTTATTATAATAAGCAGCACAATCCGAAGAAAGCGTTGGCTACACTGGAGAAAGCCTACAATCTGGATACTACCGACGCACGTATCCTGATGGAACTTGATCAGCTTTACAAGAAACTTCGCTATCCGCACCGCCAGCGTCTGGATTTTCTGGAAGCACATGCTGATATAGTAGAACAGCGTGATGACTTGTGTATCGAGCGTATTACACTCTATAACCAGTTGGGTGAATACCAGAAAGCATACGATTTGATTAACTCTCGTAAGTTCCATCCGTGGGAAGGCGGTGAAGGAAAAGTCACCAGTCAGTATTTGCTCTGTCGTGTGGAACTGGCTAAGATTGCCATCCGTGAAGGCCGCTTTGCCGATGCAGTCCGCTTGTTGAAGGAAACTGAAAAATATCCAGATAATTTGGGTGAAGGCAAGCTTTCTATGGCAGAAGAAAATGACATCCACTATTGGATGGGATGTGCCTACGAAGGGCTTGGCGAAGAAGTTCTGGCCAAAGAATACTTTACAAAGGCTACCAAGGGTTCCGCTGAACCTGCCATCGCCTTTTTCTATAACGACCAGCAGCCCGACAAGATTTTCTATCAGGGACTGGCATGGCGTAAGCTGGGTGAAGAAGACAAGGCACGCAGTCGCTTTAACCGCCTGATTAAGCATGGTGAAAAGCATTTGTTTGACAAGGTGAAGATTGACTACTTTGCTGTATCACTTCCCGATTTGCTGATTTGGGATGATGATTTGAATGTGCGCAATTTAATTCACTGTAATTTGGTAATGGGAATGGGATACCTTGGACTGGGCGACAAGGAAAAGGCTCATCAATTCCTTTCCGAGGTAGTTCGTCTGGATATTAACCATCAGGCCGGAAAACAGCTTTTGGAGATGTGTGAGTAA
- a CDS encoding glycoside hydrolase codes for MNKLVFCLGFSLYAALGCAQEEQKLVFDFASPRQTIHSFGASDCWRVQYIGKNWPLEKRNQIADLLFSSEFDSWGNPKGIGLSMWRFNIGSGSHEAGDNGGVASLWRRTECFLDKEGNWDWDKQEGQRWMLQAARERGVRYSLGFSITAPYFMTKNGMARASERTPYANIREDQFDDYAAFLAEVSTHLKLDYLSPINEPQWEWVGSGQEGMQATNMECSRLIHLLDKELQQRNSVTKVVFGEAADIRYLYRSATDKPERDNQLEEIFSKEGSYSIYGLSSVAPVVSGHSYWSTWPVDTLVQTRKELAEELRKQLPSDYTYWQTEYCPMEQNPDNPRGGGGRDLSMNTALYVARVIHHDLTVANASSWQWWTAFSEWDYKDGLIFIDDGTLANGASRGDEKMIETCKQDGVFRTSKLLWTLGNYSFFIRPGMVRLSSVTNTDNVAGVMASAYADKERKKLVVVLINYSDKVVPLDISFMHLPKEYVSDKFQIYETSSRCDLIYKGNTSSDMLLPARVVVTLVSTQ; via the coding sequence ATGAATAAGTTGGTTTTTTGCTTGGGGTTTTCTTTGTATGCAGCTCTGGGATGTGCTCAGGAGGAACAGAAGTTGGTGTTTGATTTCGCTTCTCCCCGGCAAACTATTCATAGTTTTGGAGCATCTGACTGCTGGCGTGTGCAATACATTGGCAAGAACTGGCCGTTGGAGAAAAGAAATCAGATTGCTGATTTGTTGTTCAGTTCAGAGTTTGATTCGTGGGGAAATCCGAAAGGAATCGGACTTTCGATGTGGCGTTTCAATATTGGTTCGGGAAGTCATGAGGCCGGTGATAATGGAGGAGTAGCTTCTCTATGGCGTCGCACGGAATGTTTCTTGGATAAAGAAGGGAATTGGGATTGGGATAAACAAGAGGGACAACGGTGGATGTTGCAGGCCGCACGTGAACGGGGAGTACGCTATTCCTTAGGCTTCTCCATCACCGCTCCCTATTTTATGACAAAAAACGGTATGGCCCGCGCCAGTGAAAGAACTCCGTATGCGAACATTCGTGAGGACCAGTTTGATGACTATGCTGCTTTCTTGGCAGAAGTCTCTACTCATTTGAAACTGGATTATTTGAGCCCGATTAATGAACCGCAGTGGGAGTGGGTAGGCAGCGGACAGGAAGGTATGCAGGCTACTAACATGGAATGTAGTCGGTTGATTCATCTGTTAGATAAAGAATTGCAGCAGCGCAATTCGGTGACTAAGGTGGTTTTCGGAGAGGCCGCCGACATCCGATATCTTTACCGCTCTGCAACGGATAAACCGGAAAGAGACAATCAGCTGGAAGAGATTTTTTCTAAGGAGGGATCATATTCCATTTATGGTCTATCATCAGTGGCTCCTGTTGTGAGTGGTCATTCATACTGGAGCACATGGCCTGTGGATACACTGGTGCAGACCCGTAAGGAACTGGCTGAAGAATTAAGAAAGCAACTTCCATCTGACTATACTTATTGGCAGACAGAATATTGTCCGATGGAACAGAATCCGGATAATCCGCGAGGTGGTGGAGGGAGAGATTTGAGTATGAATACGGCACTTTATGTGGCACGTGTAATCCATCATGATCTGACGGTAGCTAATGCCTCTTCCTGGCAGTGGTGGACGGCTTTTTCGGAATGGGATTATAAGGACGGTCTTATTTTTATAGACGATGGGACATTGGCCAATGGGGCATCGCGTGGTGACGAGAAAATGATTGAAACCTGTAAGCAGGATGGAGTGTTCCGCACTTCTAAATTATTATGGACTTTAGGTAACTATAGCTTTTTTATACGTCCGGGTATGGTGCGTTTGAGCAGTGTGACAAATACGGATAATGTGGCTGGTGTCATGGCTTCAGCGTATGCAGACAAAGAACGTAAGAAGTTGGTTGTAGTACTGATTAATTATTCAGATAAGGTTGTGCCGCTGGATATATCATTTATGCATCTTCCGAAAGAGTACGTATCAGATAAATTTCAAATCTACGAAACATCTTCTCGTTGTGACCTGATTTATAAAGGGAATACCAGCAGTGATATGCTCCTTCCTGCACGTGTGGTGGTAACGTTGGTTTCAACCCAGTAG